A single Antechinus flavipes isolate AdamAnt ecotype Samford, QLD, Australia chromosome 5, AdamAnt_v2, whole genome shotgun sequence DNA region contains:
- the WNT5B gene encoding protein Wnt-5b isoform X3, whose amino-acid sequence MGALSWKLSVPNISPRHRSGATPRMPGMLLLFSTALLSSCVQLLAEANSWWSLAMNPVQRPEMFIIGAQPVCSQLPGLSPGQRKLCQLYQEHMAYIGEGAKIGIKECQYQFRQRRWNCSTVDNTSVFGRVMQIGSRETAFTYAVSAAGVVNAISRACREGELSTCGCSRTSRPKDLPRDWLWGGCGDNVEYGYRFAKEFVDAREREKNFAKGSEEQGRVLMNLQNNEAGRRAVYKMADVACKCHGVSGSCSLKTCWLQLAEFRKVGDQLKEKYDSAAAMRITRKGKLELVNSRFNQPTPEDLVYVDPSPDYCFRNETTGSLGTQGRLCNKTSEGTDGCELMCCGRGYDQFKSIQVERCHCKFHWCCFVKCKKCTEIVDQYVCK is encoded by the exons ATG gGAGCCCTTTCCTGGAAACTGTCAGTCCCAAACATTTCCCCAAGACATCGGAGTGGGGCAACACCTAGGATGCCAGGGATGCTGCTGCTATTCTCCACTGCTCTGCTTTCCAGCTGTGTTCAGCTACTTGCAGAAGCTAACTCTTGGTG gTCTTTGGCCATGAACCCAGTGCAAAGACCTGAAATGTTCATCATTGGAGCCCAGCCTGTATGTAGTCAACTGCCTGGGCTTTCCCCTGGCCAGAGGAAGCTTTGCCAGCTCTACCAGGAACATATGGCATACATTGGTGAAGGAGCCAAGATAGGCATCAAGGAGTGTCAGTATCAGTTCCGGCAAAGACGCTGGAATTGCAGCACTGTGGACAACACTTCTGTCTTTGGGAGGGTCATGCAGATAG gTAGTCGAGAGACGGCTTTCACATATGCTGTGAGTGCAGCTGGTGTGGTCAACGCCATTAGCAGAGCTTGCCGAGAAGGCGAGCTTTCCACGTGTGGCTGTAGCAGGACTTCCCGGCCCAAGGATTTGCCCCGGGACTGGCTGTGGGGTGGCTGTGGGGACAACGTAGAATATGGCTACCGCTTTGCCAAGGAGTTTGTGGATGCtcgggagagagagaaaaattttgccAAGGGCTCGGAGGAGCAAGGCCGTGTACTTATGAATCTGCAAAATAATGAGGCTGGTCGCAGG GCTGTATACAAGATGGCAGACGTGGCCTGTAAATGCCACGGTGTCTCAGGATCCTGTAGCCTCAAGACCTGCTGGTTACAGCTGGCTGAATTCCGAAAGGTGGGAGACCAACTGAAGGAGAAGTATGACAGCGCAGCTGCCATGCGTATCACTCGGAAAGGCAAACTAGAGCTGGTGAACAGCCGCTTCAACCAGCCCACCCCGGAGGACTTGGTCTATGTAGACCCCAGTCCGGACTACTGCTTTCGCAATGAGACCACTGGCTCGCTGGGCACTCAGGGCCGGCTCTGCAACAAGACCTCGGAGGGCACGGACGGCTGTGAGCTGATGTGCTGCGGCCGGGGCTATGACCAATTCAAGAGTATCCAGGTGGAGAGATGCCACTGCAAGTTTCACTGGTGCTGCTTTGTCAAGTGCAAGAAATGCACAGAAATCGTTGACCAGTATGTCTGTAAATAA
- the WNT5B gene encoding protein Wnt-5b isoform X2, which yields MQVIKDTSKIMSLDNWENSSTLDRNREDWKKDQFKKRNDDLLGALSWKLSVPNISPRHRSGATPRMPGMLLLFSTALLSSCVQLLAEANSWWSLAMNPVQRPEMFIIGAQPVCSQLPGLSPGQRKLCQLYQEHMAYIGEGAKIGIKECQYQFRQRRWNCSTVDNTSVFGRVMQIGSRETAFTYAVSAAGVVNAISRACREGELSTCGCSRTSRPKDLPRDWLWGGCGDNVEYGYRFAKEFVDAREREKNFAKGSEEQGRVLMNLQNNEAGRRAVYKMADVACKCHGVSGSCSLKTCWLQLAEFRKVGDQLKEKYDSAAAMRITRKGKLELVNSRFNQPTPEDLVYVDPSPDYCFRNETTGSLGTQGRLCNKTSEGTDGCELMCCGRGYDQFKSIQVERCHCKFHWCCFVKCKKCTEIVDQYVCK from the exons gGAGCCCTTTCCTGGAAACTGTCAGTCCCAAACATTTCCCCAAGACATCGGAGTGGGGCAACACCTAGGATGCCAGGGATGCTGCTGCTATTCTCCACTGCTCTGCTTTCCAGCTGTGTTCAGCTACTTGCAGAAGCTAACTCTTGGTG gTCTTTGGCCATGAACCCAGTGCAAAGACCTGAAATGTTCATCATTGGAGCCCAGCCTGTATGTAGTCAACTGCCTGGGCTTTCCCCTGGCCAGAGGAAGCTTTGCCAGCTCTACCAGGAACATATGGCATACATTGGTGAAGGAGCCAAGATAGGCATCAAGGAGTGTCAGTATCAGTTCCGGCAAAGACGCTGGAATTGCAGCACTGTGGACAACACTTCTGTCTTTGGGAGGGTCATGCAGATAG gTAGTCGAGAGACGGCTTTCACATATGCTGTGAGTGCAGCTGGTGTGGTCAACGCCATTAGCAGAGCTTGCCGAGAAGGCGAGCTTTCCACGTGTGGCTGTAGCAGGACTTCCCGGCCCAAGGATTTGCCCCGGGACTGGCTGTGGGGTGGCTGTGGGGACAACGTAGAATATGGCTACCGCTTTGCCAAGGAGTTTGTGGATGCtcgggagagagagaaaaattttgccAAGGGCTCGGAGGAGCAAGGCCGTGTACTTATGAATCTGCAAAATAATGAGGCTGGTCGCAGG GCTGTATACAAGATGGCAGACGTGGCCTGTAAATGCCACGGTGTCTCAGGATCCTGTAGCCTCAAGACCTGCTGGTTACAGCTGGCTGAATTCCGAAAGGTGGGAGACCAACTGAAGGAGAAGTATGACAGCGCAGCTGCCATGCGTATCACTCGGAAAGGCAAACTAGAGCTGGTGAACAGCCGCTTCAACCAGCCCACCCCGGAGGACTTGGTCTATGTAGACCCCAGTCCGGACTACTGCTTTCGCAATGAGACCACTGGCTCGCTGGGCACTCAGGGCCGGCTCTGCAACAAGACCTCGGAGGGCACGGACGGCTGTGAGCTGATGTGCTGCGGCCGGGGCTATGACCAATTCAAGAGTATCCAGGTGGAGAGATGCCACTGCAAGTTTCACTGGTGCTGCTTTGTCAAGTGCAAGAAATGCACAGAAATCGTTGACCAGTATGTCTGTAAATAA